The sequence GCAGCAGGTTGGCCAGTCCTTGCACGGTGCTCCAGAGGGTGAGGGCCTGTATGGCCGGGTCATCCTTGCGGAACGTTCCAGTGTGCTGGGCTTCCTGCACCAGTTGGGAGAGCAGGTGAATGGCCCGGTCGCCCACCAGACGGATGCTATTGCTCATGCTCTGGAAGTTGCACACATCGGTGCGGTTGATGAACTGGTATTCGGTGGAGTGCGCCAGAGCGTACTGGATGTAGGCTTTGCCAAGGGTTTTGATTCTGTCCAGCGGAGAAGCCTGTTCAGGCAGGCTGCCGATGGCCCGTTCAAGATGCAAGGTCAGGTTTTCCAGACAGGCAATGGTGGCGGCTTCGATCATGGCCTCTTTGCTTTCAAAGTGGTGGTAGGGTGCAGCGTGGCTGACCCCAGCCTTTTTGGCCACTTCCCTGAGGCTGATCTGGGCCAGAGGGGTGTCCTGTGCGAGGGTCAGCAGGGCCTGAATCAGGCTGTCTTTCAGCTGTCCGTGGTGGTAAGGCCGAGATCTTGACATTGTCAGCATTTTACAAGAAAGAAGCCTCTGGAAAGCTCTGGACAGAGGATGGGCTGTGCCGCTGTTGCACATCCCTGACGACTCGTGAAAGACATTCACAAATGGATGTTATGGTAGAGAACAGATGAGCATGCAGGTGGTTCTGGGGGCAGGAGGGGCAGTGGGTCAGGCCGTGATCCGTGAACTGGTTGCCCGCAACGTGCGGGTTCGGGCCATCTCCCTGACCATGCCAGAGGTGACCATCCCCGGTGTGCAGTACCTGCTTTACCAACCAGCAGATCTGAAAAAACAGCTAGAAGGGGTCAAGACCGTCTTTCACTGTGCAGCCCCGAGTTACAACCGCTGGGCCATGGATTATCCTGTGCTCAACCGTCAGGTGCTGGACGCCATGCAAGGCTCGAAAGCCACGCTGGTTTATGCAGACAACCTGCTGATGTACGGGGTGCCCAGAGCCCCTCTGGAAGAAACCCATCCGCACAGCAATGAACATCCCAGAGGTCGCCTGCGTTCCCAGTTGGCCCAGAGCCTCCTGACCGCACACCACGAAGGGCGCGTGAAAGTGACCATTGCTCGGGCCTCCACCCTGTTTGGACCACAGGTGCATTCTTCGTGGACCAGCGTGAAATTCTTCCAGCAGGTGATGCGTCAGGGGACCCTTTTGTGGCCCGGTGATTTGCAGAAACCCCACAGCCTGACCCGTGTGCAGGATTTCGCCAGAGCCCTGATCCTGCTGGGTCAGCAACCACGCGCTCTGGGAGAGGTCTGGCACGTTCCAGCCAACCTGACCGTGACCGCCACAGGTCTGGCAGAGGTGCTTTCCGAGATTCTAGAAAGGGAGGTGCACCCTCAACAGGTGCCTTCCGTGAAACTCTGGCTCAGCAGCCAACTCCAGCAAAACCATCCCACCCCTCTGGACCTTGCGTACCAATTCAACACCCCCTTCATTGTGGATGGGCGCAAAATGCAGCAGGAATTTGGCTTTCAACCCACCCCTGCCAGAGAGGCTTTTCAGCAGTTGTTTGAGCACTTGCGCCGCTGAAACCCTGTGGCTTGCAGGGAGGTTGACCCCTCGGGGTTTTGTTCTATAATGACAAACGCACAAACCCATCCAAGCCGGGGTGGCGGAATCGGTAGACGCAGCAGACTTAAAATCTGCCATCCGAAAGGGTGTACGGGTTCAAGTCCCGTCCTCGGCACCAAACTGCTCCCAGACAGCAAACCTGCTTCTGGGGGTTTTTTGTTTGCATCCACCACAAAACACGCCGTCTGCTGTAGTGACCTTGTTCTCAATACCAGAGTTCCCATTTGAATATCCAGAGAAGAATTTTTGTTTGTCGGACAGATGAAATCCCGACTTTTGGTACCCTTGATGCATGTTCATCAAACCGCAAAGATTGACACCCCATTCCAAAATCGCCACGGTTTCTCTGTCTTCTGGTTTTGTTTCAGAGGTCCAGCACCGTTATGAAGCAGCCAAACGGCAGCTTGGCCAGAGCTTTGGCTGGTCTTTTCTGGAAGCCCCAAACAGTTTCAGGGGCAGCGAATACCTGTACCGCAACCCTCAGGCCAGAGCAGACGACTTGCACTGGGCGCTGGAAAACCCGGACATTGATGGCATCATCAGCAACATTGGGGGTGACGATTCGGTGCGCCTGCTGCCCTTGCTGGACCTTGGGTTGATCCGCAAGCATCCCAAAATCTTCATGGGGTTTTCGGACAGCACGGTGACCCTGATGCAGTTTTTAAATGCAGGTGTGGTGTCTTTTCATGGTCCGGCCATGCTGACCGATCTGGCCGAAAATGGCGGTTTGCATCCTTTTGTGCTGCGTTCTTTGCAAAGGGTTCTGATGGAGGGTCTGGCGGTTGATCTGGAAGCCTCTCCAGAGTGGACTGGACAGCGGATCAACTGGCAGGATCCTGCTTTGCAAGAGCAAAAACGGGCGTTTTTTCCTTCTGAGGACTGGCTCTGGTTGCAGGGCGAGGAGACGGTTTCAGGCCACACCATCGGAGGGTGCATTGAGGTGCTGGACATGCTGAATGGCACCTCTGGATGGCCCGCAAAGGCTTTGTGGGATGGGGCAGTGCTCTGTCTGGAAACCAGCGAGGATGCCCCTCCTCCGGCCCAGGTGGGGTACTGGCTGAGGAATTTTGAGGCTCAGGGCATCTTGCAGAAAGCCAGAGCTTTGCTTTTTGCCCGTCCTCACCGTTATCCAGAAGAGGCCATTCCAGAGCTGTACGAATGGATCAAGAAGGTGCTCTGGGAATATGGCCGTGAAGATTTGCCTGTGGTGGTCAACATGGATTTTGGGCACACCAGCCCTCAGTTTGTGCTGCCATTTGGGGTACAGCTTGAGGTGAACCCCAAAACGAAGACCATCCGAATGCTGGAATCAGCGGTGCAGTAAGCCAGAGGGTCTGGGACGTGGTAACCCACAGTTGTCAGTTCACAGCGAGAAAACCGCCCCACAAGATGCCTGAGATTCACCCTGCTCATTTGTGAAGCCACACTGGGTTGACACATCAAGGCTTTAACGCCTGAGCCTCAATCTTGACATTGTAAAGTTTTCAAGATATCTTGACAGTGTAAACATTGCATGTGTCCGTGTGGCACATCTTTTCCCATTCCAATCCAGCACTTTCGGCATCCACAACTGCCTGTGGATGTGCTCCCCATTGGAGGTCACCCATGAACACCCTGGTCATTCTCGGACACCCCAACAGCCAGAGTTACTGTGCCGCTCTGGCCGAACACTATATAGAAGGTGCAAAAGCCGCAGGTCACAACGTGCAACTGCTGAAACTTGGGGAACTGGACTTTGATCCCAGCTTGCGCTCGGGATACCAGAAAAGACAGGAACTGGAAAAAGACCTGCAAGAAGCCCAGAGGCTCTTGCAGTGGTGCGACCATCTGGTGGTGGTCTTCCCCACATGGTGGGGTGCACCACCCGCCATCTTAAAAGGCTTTCTGGACCGCACCCTGCTGCCCGGCTTTGCCTTCAAATACCGCGAGAACTCTCCCATGTGGGACAAACTGCTGGCCGGACGCACTGCACGACTGATCGTGACCTCAGACAGCCCGGCATGGTGGCTGCGCTATGTGCACTTTGATCCTGCCATCCGCCTGATGAAACAGACCACTCTGGAATTCTGTGGATTCACCCCCGTCAAAGTCACTCGGGTGGACAGCATCCGAAGCCGCAAACCCAACAGCCTGAAAAAAGCTTTACTGGAGATGAAAAATTTGGCGAAAACCGACCTCGGGATCAAACGGCCCAGACTTCAAAAGGTTGGGGCTTGACGGAGTCCAAATACCATGCTATTATTCTCTTCGCTCCAAGTGAGCGAGGCAACGCGGGGTAGAGCAGTCTGGTAGCTCGTCGGGCTCATAACCCGGAGGTCGCAGGTTCAAATCCTGTCCCCGCAACCAAAATTTCCCCTGACTGAAAAGTCAGGGGTTTTCTTTTGTTTTCCAATTGTCTTTCACCCGATCATTTGTTGAAGCTGCCTTGCACAAAACAAAGCCGGATCGTGTAAATTGGTCGCATGGCTCAATTCACCAACTTCCAACAATTCACCGTCATCTGCCCTGCCGCCGACGTTTCCAAAGCCTTTCAAGGCACCATCAACCAGTTCGCCCAGATCGGCCAACAAAGCGGCAAAGCCCGCAAAATCGTGAATGTGGAGCACCAGATTGCCTCCCTCAGCGAAGACCGCGTGGTGCTCAGCGTGATCTTCTTCTTCAACGAAGAAGACGCCAAGACCGGCAACTGAGTTTGTTTTTCACTCTGGCCCCTCCTGAAAAGGAGGGGTTTTGGTTTGAATGGACGAGGGCAGAGAGCGTTGTAGAGTCAAGGCATGCCTTGCCCTGTAGCCGAGAGCCGAGAGCTGAGAGCATGGTGCTGTACATAGAAAAAGGGGCAAGGGAATCTGTAGGGGCACAGTGGGCAGTTCACCAAGTTGTGGTGCACTGTTCTCCACGAGAAGCGTGCTACGCCCTGAATGCTTGAGCAAAAGCTTTTTTTGCCCTCGGCCCTTGGCTCTCGGCTCTCGGCATCCCAAACCTACAGAATCCCCCTCCAACCCATGGTGTAGACTAAGGGGCAATGACAGGAAAAACATACAAAACGATGTTGGGCTCTCGCGAACTGGTGATCGAAACCGGTAAACTGGCGAAGCTCGTGAGCGGTTCTGTCACCGTACGATACGGTGACACCATGCTGTTGGTCACGGCCCAAGGATCCACCAGACCTTCAACTCTGGATTTCTTGCCTCTGACCGTGGAATTTGAAGAGCGTCACTACTCGGTGGGCCGCATTCCCGGTTCCTTCCAGAGGCGTGAAGGCCGTCCCGGTGAAAAGGCCATCCTGAGTGCCCGCATCACCGACCGCCAGATCCGTCCCCTGTTCCCCAAAGGCTTCCGTCAGGAAACCCAGGTGATCATCACCGTGGTCAGCGCCGATCAGGAAAACCTGCCCGATGTGCTGGGTGCGGTGGGCGCTTCTGCTGCACTTTCCATCAGTGACATTCCTTGGGCTGGACCCACCGGATGCGTGCGCGTGGGTCACATTGACGGTCAATTCGTGATCAACCCCACCACCAGCGAACTGCAAAACAGCAAAATCGATCTGGTGGTTGCAGGCACCAGAGACGCCGTGATGATGGTGGAAGCCGGTGCCCAGACCGTGGACGAAGAACTGCTGGTTTCGGCCATCGAGTTCGCCCACAAAGAAATGCAGCCCCTGATCGACCTGATCGAACAGATCAAGGCAGAGGTGGGCAAAGAAAAATTCGAGTGGAATCCTCCCGTCGATGCCCTTGCAGAAATCTACCCCGAGTTCAAGCAAGCTGCCCTTGCTGCTGGCCTGAAAGATGTGCTGCTCACCGAAGGCAAAAAAGCCCGTGGTCATGCTCTGGACGAACTGCAAAGCAAACTGATCTCTGAACGCGTGCCCGACCCAGAGGCCGAAGGTGCAGCTGCGCAAATTGCCCTGCTGCAAACCGCTTTCGGCAAGGCCCAGAAAGAAGAACTCCGCCGCATGATCATCGAAGATGACCTGCGCGTGGACAGACGGAACAGCCGTCAGGTGCGCCCCATCTGGATCGAGGCCACCCCCCTGCCCCGAGCCCACGGCAGTGCCATTTTCACCCGTGGCGAAACACAGGTGCTGGGCACCACCACCCTCGGAACCGGACGGGATGAAATCCTGATTGATGACCTCGGGACCGAAACCGGCGACAAGTTCCTGCTGCACTACAACTTCCCCCCTTACTCCACCGGAGAAGTGAAGCGCATGGGCGGACAGTCCCGCCGCGAGATCGGCCACGGCAACCTTGCCAAACGGGCCATCCGCGCCATTCTGCCAGAGTTTGATGCTTTCCCTTACGTGATTCGCGTGGTTGGCGATGTGCTGGAGAGCAACGGTTCTTCTTCGATGGCCACCGTGTGCGCCGGATGCCTGAGCCTGATGGACGCTGGTGTGCCCATCAAGGCCCCTGTGGCTGGCGTGGCAATGGGTCTGGTCATGGAAGGCGACAAATACCGCGTTCTGACCGACATTCTGGGCTCTGAAGACGCTCTGGGCGACATGGACTTCAAAGTGTGCGGAACCGCCGAAGGTGTGACCGCCCTGCAAATGGACATCAAAATCAGCGGGATCACCCCTGCTGTGATGCGTGAAGCTCTGGCACAGGCCAAAGAGGGCCGCCTGCACATTCTGGGCAAGATGGCTGAAGCCATGCCAGAAACCCGCCCCGAGCTGTCCAAATACTCCCCCAGAATTCTCACCACCAAGATCAACCCCGAGAAAATCGGCGTCATCATTGGCCCCGGTGGGAAAAACGTGCGGGAGCTCGAAGCCATGGGTGCGCAGGTCACCATCGAAGAAGACGGCACCATCCGCATTTTCTCCGCAGATGCTGCTGCCGCAGAGGCTGTCTTGAAGCGCGTTCAGGCCCAGACTTACGAAGCCAAAGTCGGCGACGAGTTTGAAGGCACCGTGGTCAAGATCGCTCCTTTCGGTGCTTTCGTGAACCTGTTCCAAGGTCAAGACGGCATGCTGCACATCTCCCAGATCAGCGAACAGCGCATCGAGAAGGTCGAAGACGTGCTTGCAGTCGGCGACAAAATCCGCGTGAAAATCGCAGGTGTGGACGACCGCGGCAAACTCGACCTGATCCGCCCCGAGCTTGAGGGCAAAATCAAACCCCGAGCTCCCCGCAGAGGCTAATACAGGCCCGAGGTTTTGACCATGGACCATCTGAACGGCAAATCTGCTGAAGCGAAGGCTGTCTTTGCAGCCTTCTGCCTTCTTCATTCTGGAAAGGGCGAGGCACACCATCTTGTGCAAACAGAGGGATCACATGCTGATCCCTCTGCACGCCTCGCCCCTACGAGGCCCTCGGCTCTCGGCCCTCGGCGGTCTTCATGAGACCCCAGTACTACACCGCAGCCAAAATCCTCCGCAAAGCCCGCGAGTCTGCCCTGCAAGGCCGCACCGAGGAAGCCGTGCGTGAGTACCAGAGGGGCATCAATCTGCTGCGCACCTTGCCACCAGAAAATGCCCGCGATGTGCTGCTTTCGCACCTGTATCTGGCCCACTACCAGACCCTGGTGCTGGAAGAGAAAACGCGCGAAGTGGCGCTGGAGTCTTTGCACCTTGGGGTCAGTTATGCCCGCAGCACCCGTGATCCTCTGGCCCGTGCCGTTGCAGAGGAATGCATGTCTGGGGCAAACGTTCAGTTGTAAAAAATGAACCTTTTCTTTATGATCGGCTTTCAGGGATGCTCTGGAGGCCGATTTCTGTGGTTTCTGGGTTGTGCATGCACACATTCAGCAACACTTCCCACGCTTGATCGTCACAGATTTTTAACATGTTGTCCTTTAGGTTGGAGACATTGGCCTGCGTCTCCTTTGTCTTTTGCACCTTCTTTCTGATCTTCTCCAACCTGTGCAACCTGTGTTGAACAGGCTGCACAGCATGCTTGGTTTCACCTCTGGAGGTTCCATTGAAACACCTGATTGCCCTTCCTGTCCTGCTGGCCCTGCTGGTGACCGCCTGCTCGGGTCCCACGCCCAACCCGGATCCTGATGTCGCCCCAAAAGTCAGCGACCAGACCCGGGTGGTCACCGAAGACACCCGAAAGAGCCTGTCCAGCTTCACGTTCACCAATGCGGCAAGCTGTCAGACTTCACCGGACCCCATCAAAACCCCCAATGCCACGCCTGCCACCTGCACAGGGAAAATGGTGTTCTCCAAGTCCACACCGTATCTGGCTGGATTGGCGGTGGGGAACCTGATGGTGAGTCCTCCCGGACCCAACGCCCCTTATGGTTACCTGCAAAAAGTCAAAAAGATCACCACTTCTGGAGATCAGGTGACCGTGGAAACCGAAGCTGCCAGTCTGGATGAGGCCCTGATTGAAGGTCAATTCCAGCAAGAGGGCATCCTCAATCCTTCGGATCTGTCGGCCATGTCTTTGCGGCAGGGGGTCACCCCCAGAGGACACAAGCCCGGACAGATTGGTCCACAGGCAGAAAGTTTTGGTTTTGACATCAACACCGTGCTGTTCGATGCCGATGACAACTCCAGCACCACCAACGATCAGGTGCGTCTGAAAGGCAACTTCAACCTTTCGGTGGACAACGGACTGTCTTACAACCTGAAGTGGAAAAAAGTGCTCGGGGTGCCGATTTACCCCAAAGGCATTTACGTGCGGATGGCTTACGGATTCAAACAGAGTGCCAGCGTTTCGGTCGAAGCGGACCTCAACGTGAACTTTGAGAAGGAGGTCGAGTTGGCCAAATACACCTTCTCTCCGATCACCTTCTTCATTGGTCCAGTGCCTGTGGTGCTGGTGCCCACCGTGCGCATCACTGCCGACATGAAAGGCAACATCAGCGCCAAAATGTCTTTTGGGGCCAGCGAATCGGTCAGTGCTGTGGCCGGTTTTGAATACAACGATGGCTTCAAAAACATCTCGGATTTCTCCCACTCTTTCAACAAATATGCCGACATCTCTGGCGTGAAAGGACAGGGGGAGGCAGGCCTCAACATCCAAGGGGAGATCCTGCTGTACGGTCTGGTGGGACCTTATGCCCGTGTGCGTGGAAATGTGGTGCTGGATGCAGCCATCCCCAGAGATCCCGTCTGGACCTTGAAAGCCGGTTTGAAGGGTTATGTGGGCATCCATGCCGACCTGCTGGTCAAAACCCTCAATTATGACACCCAGATTTTTGACCTGCCTCTTTTCGAAATTGGCAAGTCGGAAAACCAGAAGCCCACTGTCGGTTTCAAGAGCCCTCTGGATGGTCAGACTTACAGCCAGAATATTCCGGTCACCAACCTGTGTTTGCAGATGGATGATCTGGAATCCACCAGTTTGAATGTGCGCATCAGCAGCAATCTGGACGGCGAACTGGTGAACACCAGCGTGTCCAGAGCGAATTTCGGGGTGTACTGCCTGCCTGCACGCAGCTTTGGGACGCTCGGGGTTCGGACCCTGACCGCCACCGTGACCGACAAGGGGGGCCAGAGTGGCAGCGCCACCCGCAGCATTGAGATTGTCAACAATCCGCCTTCGGTGCTGATTCTGAAACCTTCCAATGGGGCTTCCGTGGCCATTGACACCCCGGTTTTGCTGAAAGGCACCTTGGTGGATCCCAACGAACCCCTCGACTGCACCCGTTTCAAGTGGAGCAGTTCGGTCCAAACCGACCTGTTGCCTGCCAACAACTGTGGCGATGTGACCGCCACCTTCAAAACCGAAGGCACCCGCACCCTGAAACTGGAGGCCCGCGACTCACAGAACGCTCTGGGCAGCACCGAGATTCAGGTGACCGTCAAACCCAAACCGGCCAATGTGGCTCCCGATGTGGTGATCGCCCAGCCCGAAGTTCTGCCCAACCCCGATCCCACCCAGCCTGCGGTTTATCCCAAACTGCCTCCTGTCGGCGATTCCATGACCGTCAAAGGCACCCTTCTGGACCCTGATTCTGCCCAGCTCACTTACAAATGGAAATTCTCTTACACCCAGAGTGGCCTCGGACCTTACATCAAAGACATCCAGACCCAGACGGTGTCTCTGGTGGGCGGCAAATTCAGCCCCACCCTGACGTTCAGACCCTCGGATGTCCTGACCATCAGTGGAGGAGGCGAATTCAAGTGTTACAAGGTGGATTACGGCAACCT comes from Deinococcus misasensis DSM 22328 and encodes:
- a CDS encoding TetR/AcrR family transcriptional regulator, with the translated sequence MSRSRPYHHGQLKDSLIQALLTLAQDTPLAQISLREVAKKAGVSHAAPYHHFESKEAMIEAATIACLENLTLHLERAIGSLPEQASPLDRIKTLGKAYIQYALAHSTEYQFINRTDVCNFQSMSNSIRLVGDRAIHLLSQLVQEAQHTGTFRKDDPAIQALTLWSTVQGLANLLLQGFVPPEQTEHTIDQVMEVGLGRFASTDP
- a CDS encoding S66 family peptidase — encoded protein: MFIKPQRLTPHSKIATVSLSSGFVSEVQHRYEAAKRQLGQSFGWSFLEAPNSFRGSEYLYRNPQARADDLHWALENPDIDGIISNIGGDDSVRLLPLLDLGLIRKHPKIFMGFSDSTVTLMQFLNAGVVSFHGPAMLTDLAENGGLHPFVLRSLQRVLMEGLAVDLEASPEWTGQRINWQDPALQEQKRAFFPSEDWLWLQGEETVSGHTIGGCIEVLDMLNGTSGWPAKALWDGAVLCLETSEDAPPPAQVGYWLRNFEAQGILQKARALLFARPHRYPEEAIPELYEWIKKVLWEYGREDLPVVVNMDFGHTSPQFVLPFGVQLEVNPKTKTIRMLESAVQ
- a CDS encoding NAD(P)H-dependent oxidoreductase encodes the protein MNTLVILGHPNSQSYCAALAEHYIEGAKAAGHNVQLLKLGELDFDPSLRSGYQKRQELEKDLQEAQRLLQWCDHLVVVFPTWWGAPPAILKGFLDRTLLPGFAFKYRENSPMWDKLLAGRTARLIVTSDSPAWWLRYVHFDPAIRLMKQTTLEFCGFTPVKVTRVDSIRSRKPNSLKKALLEMKNLAKTDLGIKRPRLQKVGA
- the pnp gene encoding polyribonucleotide nucleotidyltransferase, whose protein sequence is MTGKTYKTMLGSRELVIETGKLAKLVSGSVTVRYGDTMLLVTAQGSTRPSTLDFLPLTVEFEERHYSVGRIPGSFQRREGRPGEKAILSARITDRQIRPLFPKGFRQETQVIITVVSADQENLPDVLGAVGASAALSISDIPWAGPTGCVRVGHIDGQFVINPTTSELQNSKIDLVVAGTRDAVMMVEAGAQTVDEELLVSAIEFAHKEMQPLIDLIEQIKAEVGKEKFEWNPPVDALAEIYPEFKQAALAAGLKDVLLTEGKKARGHALDELQSKLISERVPDPEAEGAAAQIALLQTAFGKAQKEELRRMIIEDDLRVDRRNSRQVRPIWIEATPLPRAHGSAIFTRGETQVLGTTTLGTGRDEILIDDLGTETGDKFLLHYNFPPYSTGEVKRMGGQSRREIGHGNLAKRAIRAILPEFDAFPYVIRVVGDVLESNGSSSMATVCAGCLSLMDAGVPIKAPVAGVAMGLVMEGDKYRVLTDILGSEDALGDMDFKVCGTAEGVTALQMDIKISGITPAVMREALAQAKEGRLHILGKMAEAMPETRPELSKYSPRILTTKINPEKIGVIIGPGGKNVRELEAMGAQVTIEEDGTIRIFSADAAAAEAVLKRVQAQTYEAKVGDEFEGTVVKIAPFGAFVNLFQGQDGMLHISQISEQRIEKVEDVLAVGDKIRVKIAGVDDRGKLDLIRPELEGKIKPRAPRRG
- a CDS encoding NAD-dependent epimerase/dehydratase family protein, whose translation is MSMQVVLGAGGAVGQAVIRELVARNVRVRAISLTMPEVTIPGVQYLLYQPADLKKQLEGVKTVFHCAAPSYNRWAMDYPVLNRQVLDAMQGSKATLVYADNLLMYGVPRAPLEETHPHSNEHPRGRLRSQLAQSLLTAHHEGRVKVTIARASTLFGPQVHSSWTSVKFFQQVMRQGTLLWPGDLQKPHSLTRVQDFARALILLGQQPRALGEVWHVPANLTVTATGLAEVLSEILEREVHPQQVPSVKLWLSSQLQQNHPTPLDLAYQFNTPFIVDGRKMQQEFGFQPTPAREAFQQLFEHLRR